In Deferribacter desulfuricans SSM1, the following are encoded in one genomic region:
- a CDS encoding DUF2914 domain-containing protein, translating to MKKLSILTIFFLIIFSANLFADTVVSRKAIARKIENREPVGVSTTFSSDIGKVYCFTEITTDKFPTKVIHIWIYKDNIMAEVPLAVNSNKWRTYSSKKILPKWKGDWKVEIYSEDGKMIDSISFKIE from the coding sequence GTGAAAAAACTTTCTATTTTAACAATATTTTTTCTTATCATTTTTTCTGCAAATCTTTTCGCTGACACAGTAGTTAGCAGAAAAGCTATTGCCCGAAAAATCGAAAATAGAGAGCCTGTAGGTGTGAGCACTACTTTTTCATCTGATATAGGTAAAGTTTACTGTTTTACCGAAATCACAACAGATAAGTTTCCAACTAAAGTGATCCATATTTGGATTTATAAAGATAATATTATGGCTGAAGTCCCTCTTGCAGTTAATTCAAATAAGTGGAGAACCTACAGCTCTAAAAAAATACTTCCAAAATGGAAAGGGGATTGGAAAGTAGAAATCTATTCTGAAGATGGAAAAATGATAGACTCAATAAGCTTCAAAATTGAATGA
- the trxB gene encoding thioredoxin-disulfide reductase: MEDFFNFDNLKEEYDVVIIGGGPAGLTAGIYAARDDLNTLILEKNFPGGQVAITEIIENYPGFLEGISGGELTEKLFQHAKQFGVEIKNGMCKGIEFCDGYKYVSLQYKDIKIKTKTVIIASGAKPKHLEVPGENKFLGRGISFCATCDGAFYKDKVVAVIGGGDSAVEEGHYLTKFAKKVYIVHRRDKLRAAKILQDRAFANPKIEFIWNSVVKKVNGEDKIESITLYDKKLGKTHDLKVDGVFVFIGWNADTEAFKGLLELDESGFIIADETTHTNVPGIFAAGDVRKKELRQIVTAVADGAVAAKMAERYIEENFPQEG, from the coding sequence ATGGAAGATTTTTTTAATTTTGATAATTTAAAAGAGGAATATGATGTTGTTATAATTGGTGGTGGCCCTGCAGGTTTAACAGCAGGGATATATGCAGCAAGAGACGACCTTAATACTTTAATTTTAGAGAAAAACTTCCCTGGTGGACAAGTTGCGATTACAGAAATTATAGAAAATTACCCAGGTTTTTTAGAAGGGATTTCAGGTGGAGAACTCACAGAAAAACTTTTCCAACACGCAAAACAGTTTGGCGTTGAAATAAAGAACGGAATGTGTAAAGGGATAGAATTTTGCGATGGTTATAAATATGTGTCTTTACAGTACAAAGACATCAAGATTAAAACAAAAACTGTTATAATTGCCTCTGGTGCTAAGCCAAAACACTTAGAAGTGCCTGGTGAAAACAAATTCCTTGGTAGAGGTATATCTTTTTGTGCTACTTGTGATGGTGCTTTTTACAAAGATAAAGTTGTTGCTGTAATTGGTGGAGGTGATTCAGCTGTTGAAGAAGGACATTATCTCACAAAATTTGCAAAAAAAGTATATATTGTGCACAGAAGAGATAAATTAAGAGCAGCAAAAATACTTCAAGATAGAGCTTTTGCAAATCCAAAAATAGAATTTATATGGAACAGTGTGGTAAAAAAGGTAAATGGTGAGGATAAAATAGAATCAATTACCCTCTATGATAAAAAATTAGGCAAAACTCATGATCTTAAAGTTGATGGTGTTTTTGTCTTTATAGGATGGAATGCTGATACAGAGGCTTTTAAGGGGCTGTTAGAGTTAGATGAGTCTGGATTTATTATTGCTGATGAAACTACACATACAAATGTCCCAGGAATTTTTGCTGCTGGTGACGTAAGAAAAAAAGAGTTAAGACAAATTGTCACTGCTGTTGCAGATGGTGCTGTAGCTGCTAAAATGGCTGAAAGATATATAGAAGAAAATTTCCCTCAGGAGGGCTAA
- a CDS encoding TlpA family protein disulfide reductase codes for MPNFELKTLNGKTFTLYDIKLKKVIIFLNKNNIYSVFYKKNLSKIKHITDKKSAYLIIFVKTKQTPRSALNYISNKHYKPIEKDLYLVNISEVEGIFGINSWPFLVILDEHNKIIYASKIPALKEIEKIL; via the coding sequence GTGCCAAACTTCGAATTAAAAACATTAAATGGCAAGACATTTACTCTTTATGATATTAAATTAAAAAAAGTAATAATCTTTTTAAATAAAAACAATATTTACTCTGTATTTTATAAAAAAAATTTATCAAAGATTAAACATATCACGGATAAAAAAAGTGCCTACCTTATAATTTTTGTCAAAACTAAACAAACACCACGATCGGCATTAAATTACATATCAAATAAACACTACAAACCTATTGAAAAAGATTTGTATTTAGTTAATATAAGTGAGGTTGAGGGTATTTTTGGAATTAATAGTTGGCCCTTTTTGGTGATATTAGATGAACATAATAAGATTATATATGCATCTAAAATACCCGCATTAAAAGAAATAGAAAAAATATTATAG
- the nadC gene encoding carboxylating nicotinate-nucleotide diphosphorylase: MLNSPLLNKIIDLALLEDIGSGDLTTKSISPYLKKSKYYLIAKESFILCGMPVVNEIFYKTDRNIKINFLKNDGELVNAGDKLAEIIGDTAIILMLERTVLNFLQRLSGIATNTNKYIKELDGTNIKILDTRKTTPGLRILEKYAVKIGGGTNHRIGLFDGVMLKDTHIDAVGSIKKAVELVRSNIPVTVKIEVETRNLKEVEEAVEAGADIIMLDNFDINSINEACQLINKRAKIEVSGGITLDKLHMYKKYPIDFISVGALTNSFKSVDISMKFGEII, encoded by the coding sequence ATGTTAAACTCCCCTTTGCTTAATAAAATAATAGATTTAGCGCTTTTAGAAGATATCGGTTCTGGAGATTTAACGACAAAGTCAATATCCCCTTATCTTAAAAAAAGTAAGTACTATTTGATTGCAAAAGAATCTTTTATTTTGTGTGGGATGCCAGTAGTTAACGAGATTTTTTACAAAACAGATAGAAATATAAAAATAAATTTTTTAAAAAATGATGGTGAGTTAGTAAATGCAGGTGATAAATTAGCAGAAATAATCGGAGATACTGCCATAATTCTCATGTTAGAACGAACCGTTTTAAATTTTCTACAAAGATTATCTGGTATAGCTACCAATACAAACAAATATATCAAAGAATTAGACGGAACTAACATAAAAATTTTGGATACAAGAAAAACAACTCCGGGGTTAAGGATTTTGGAAAAATATGCAGTAAAAATAGGAGGGGGCACAAATCATAGAATTGGACTTTTTGATGGTGTAATGTTGAAAGATACTCATATAGATGCTGTAGGCTCTATAAAAAAAGCTGTAGAATTAGTCAGAAGCAATATCCCAGTAACTGTAAAAATAGAAGTAGAAACAAGAAATTTAAAAGAAGTGGAAGAAGCCGTCGAAGCTGGTGCTGATATAATTATGCTTGATAATTTTGATATAAATTCCATCAATGAAGCTTGCCAACTGATAAACAAACGTGCTAAAATAGAAGTATCAGGGGGTATTACACTCGATAAGTTACATATGTACAAAAAATACCCCATAGATTTTATATCTGTAGGTGCTTTGACAAATAGTTTTAAATCAGTTGATATAAGTATGAAGTTTGGAGAGATTATATGA
- a CDS encoding valine--tRNA ligase: protein MKEELPIRIDPADFEEKLYNEWLEKKYFHANENSDKPPYSIVIPPPNVTGSLHMGHALNNTLQDILIRYHRMKGFEVLWLPGTDHAGIATQNVVERMLAQEGLSRHDLGREKFIERVWQWREESGGQIINQLKRLGASCDWNRERFTMDEGLSNAVRTVFVTLYKEGLIYRSNYIINWCPRCHTALSDLEVEHEDKEGALYYIYYPIENSDEKLLIATTRPETMLGDTAVAVNPNDERYKHLIGKYAILPILNRRLPIIADEYVDMEFGTGALKVTPAHDPNDFELGKKYGLEEINVMDDSGIINENGGKYKGLDRFEARKQIVEELKNLGYLEKIEKHDHSVGHCYRCKTVVEPRISMQWFVKIKPLAEKAIEAVEQGKIKIFPEMWTKTYFEWMYNIRDWCISRQIWWGHRIPAWYCEKCGHINVDFKDPEKCEKCGSTELTQETDVLDTWFSSALWPFSTMGWPEKTKTLEKFYPTSCLVTGFDILFFWVARMIMMGLKFMNDVPFYHVYIHALVRDQYGQKMSKSKGNVIDPLIMIEKYGADAFRFTLAAFAAQGRDIKLSEDRIVGYKNFVNKIWNASRFLMMNLDENISEIDFDNLEMEDKWILHNLYQTAKNVEKFIKSYDFNEAANEIYQFFWHIFCDWYIEFIKHRIYNNINKTNALAVAKYTLEESLKILHPFMPFITEFIYKKLSGKETINFGPYPEKEFLFDADYKNIEKVITLISNVRTVRGEYNIPPAKNINIFIKTSDEMKSLIEQKSDIIKKLAKIENINFTDKEIEKSAVQIEKDFTVFVPLEGLIDFEAEIKRLEKEKKGYLKDINIYGKKLNNEEYLKKAPEHIIEKDKAKYEEAKLKLEEIDKSIERLKSLC from the coding sequence ATGAAAGAAGAATTACCAATTCGAATTGACCCTGCTGATTTTGAAGAGAAATTATACAACGAATGGTTAGAAAAAAAATATTTTCATGCAAACGAAAATTCTGATAAACCACCTTATTCTATAGTAATTCCTCCCCCTAATGTTACAGGTTCACTCCATATGGGGCATGCATTAAATAATACATTACAGGATATATTAATTAGATATCATAGGATGAAAGGTTTTGAAGTCCTATGGCTACCAGGTACTGATCATGCAGGGATAGCCACCCAAAATGTTGTTGAGCGTATGTTAGCTCAAGAAGGTTTATCAAGACACGATCTTGGCAGAGAAAAATTCATTGAAAGAGTTTGGCAGTGGAGAGAAGAATCTGGTGGACAGATAATAAATCAGCTCAAAAGATTAGGAGCAAGCTGCGATTGGAATAGAGAAAGATTTACAATGGATGAAGGGCTCTCAAATGCCGTAAGAACTGTTTTTGTAACCCTTTATAAAGAAGGTTTAATATATAGATCAAATTATATTATTAACTGGTGTCCAAGATGTCACACAGCTTTAAGCGACCTTGAAGTAGAACACGAAGATAAAGAAGGAGCTCTTTATTACATATATTATCCCATAGAAAATAGTGATGAGAAATTATTAATTGCAACCACAAGACCTGAAACAATGCTTGGAGATACAGCAGTAGCAGTAAATCCAAACGATGAAAGGTATAAACATCTTATCGGTAAATATGCAATTTTACCAATTTTAAACAGACGCCTACCTATAATAGCTGATGAATATGTGGATATGGAATTTGGAACAGGTGCGTTAAAAGTAACCCCTGCACATGACCCAAACGATTTTGAGCTTGGTAAAAAATACGGGCTTGAAGAAATAAATGTAATGGATGATTCTGGTATTATCAATGAAAACGGTGGTAAATATAAAGGGTTAGATCGTTTCGAAGCAAGGAAACAGATAGTAGAAGAGCTTAAAAACTTGGGCTATTTAGAAAAAATTGAAAAACATGACCATTCTGTAGGTCATTGTTATAGATGTAAAACTGTTGTTGAACCAAGAATCTCTATGCAATGGTTCGTAAAAATAAAACCTCTTGCAGAAAAAGCAATAGAAGCTGTTGAACAAGGTAAAATAAAGATATTCCCTGAAATGTGGACTAAAACATATTTTGAATGGATGTACAATATAAGAGACTGGTGTATTTCAAGACAAATCTGGTGGGGGCACAGGATCCCAGCCTGGTATTGTGAAAAATGTGGACATATCAACGTAGATTTTAAAGACCCAGAAAAATGTGAAAAATGTGGCTCTACTGAGCTAACACAAGAAACTGATGTCCTTGATACATGGTTTTCTTCAGCTTTATGGCCATTTTCCACAATGGGTTGGCCTGAGAAAACTAAAACCCTCGAAAAATTTTACCCTACAAGCTGTTTAGTTACTGGCTTTGATATCCTTTTCTTCTGGGTTGCAAGAATGATTATGATGGGACTAAAATTTATGAACGATGTCCCATTCTATCACGTGTATATACATGCCCTTGTAAGAGATCAATATGGTCAAAAAATGAGTAAATCTAAAGGGAATGTAATAGACCCATTGATTATGATAGAAAAATATGGAGCTGATGCTTTTAGATTTACCTTAGCTGCTTTTGCGGCTCAGGGAAGAGATATAAAATTATCTGAAGATAGAATCGTAGGTTATAAAAACTTTGTTAACAAAATTTGGAATGCATCAAGGTTCTTAATGATGAACCTCGATGAAAATATAAGTGAAATTGATTTTGATAACCTTGAAATGGAAGATAAATGGATTTTACACAACCTTTATCAAACAGCAAAAAATGTGGAAAAGTTTATCAAATCTTACGACTTTAACGAAGCAGCAAATGAAATCTATCAATTTTTCTGGCACATATTCTGTGATTGGTATATAGAGTTTATAAAACACAGAATTTATAATAACATAAACAAAACCAATGCTCTGGCAGTTGCTAAATATACATTAGAAGAATCATTAAAAATACTACACCCATTTATGCCATTTATCACTGAATTTATTTACAAAAAACTTTCTGGTAAAGAAACTATAAACTTTGGGCCATATCCTGAAAAAGAGTTCCTTTTTGATGCTGATTATAAAAATATAGAAAAAGTTATAACACTAATTTCTAATGTGAGAACAGTTAGAGGAGAATACAACATCCCTCCAGCAAAAAATATTAACATTTTCATTAAAACTTCTGATGAAATGAAATCTTTAATTGAACAAAAATCAGATATAATTAAAAAATTAGCAAAAATAGAAAATATTAACTTTACAGATAAAGAAATTGAAAAATCTGCTGTACAAATTGAAAAAGATTTTACTGTTTTTGTCCCATTAGAAGGGTTAATAGACTTTGAAGCTGAAATTAAAAGACTCGAAAAAGAGAAAAAAGGTTATTTAAAAGATATCAATATTTACGGCAAAAAATTAAATAATGAAGAATATCTAAAAAAAGCACCAGAGCATATAATAGAAAAGGATAAAGCTAAATATGAAGAAGCAAAACTTAAACTTGAAGAGATAGATAAATCAATAGAAAGGTTAAAGAGTTTATGTTAA
- the tsaE gene encoding tRNA (adenosine(37)-N6)-threonylcarbamoyltransferase complex ATPase subunit type 1 TsaE, whose amino-acid sequence MKSKHISNSPNDTVEIAKNFAKNLQGSETILLQGELGAGKTLFVKSVAKSLGCNDAVSSPTFTIMQTYSDGKFPLYHFDLYRIKNILELDNIGFFDYIEETGIKFIEWPEIILETITKISHIIITIKKLDKDKREIIIEENEGE is encoded by the coding sequence ATGAAATCGAAGCATATCAGCAACAGTCCAAATGATACAGTAGAAATAGCAAAGAATTTTGCAAAAAATTTACAAGGTAGCGAAACAATATTATTACAAGGGGAACTTGGAGCAGGAAAAACACTATTTGTAAAGTCCGTTGCAAAATCATTAGGGTGCAACGATGCCGTATCAAGTCCAACTTTTACAATAATGCAAACTTATTCTGATGGCAAATTCCCTTTGTATCACTTTGACCTTTATAGAATCAAGAATATTTTAGAACTTGATAACATAGGCTTTTTTGACTATATTGAAGAAACAGGGATAAAGTTTATTGAATGGCCTGAAATAATTTTAGAAACAATAACTAAAATTAGTCACATTATTATAACTATAAAAAAGCTGGATAAAGATAAGAGAGAAATTATTATAGAAGAAAATGAAGGTGAATAA
- a CDS encoding bifunctional ADP-dependent NAD(P)H-hydrate dehydratase/NAD(P)H-hydrate epimerase: protein MEVLNSKQMANADKYTIEILGTPSIVLMENAARGIFEEFEKLSIPKNKIAVLVGKGNNGGDGLALARHLFNRGYKVDIIFIYPPEELKGDAKTNLEILKKYPIQMFNYNDEINFDNYDVIFDAIFGTGLTRPVEGIAKDVIINANLSKAFKIAIDIPSGLPGSNHNILGECLKADITITLARPKIPHVFYPAKKFCGKVIVKDISIPDFSIQTVSPYIFELTLDNLPLIYKREEDSHKGHFGHNVVIGGSAGKMGAPIMASYASVMSGAGLTTCAIFEQYYYFLSKYPEIMAFIIKGKSFYTSSELDELLKFISDKNVITLGCGLGRNHQTKEFVKGLIEECDKSFVIDADGLYHLDDSLLNQLSFRAVLTPHIGEFARLTGLNKDEILQNKISLAKDFALKYQVVLVLKSADTIIATPEGNLFVLSNGTPALSKGGSGDCLAGLIGGLIAQNYSLLDAAKLGCFTMNLTASILTKEKNEKCLKTTEIIENLYRGFNEIEAYQQQSK, encoded by the coding sequence ATGGAAGTACTCAATTCTAAACAAATGGCAAACGCTGATAAATATACAATAGAAATATTAGGTACCCCTTCCATTGTTCTAATGGAAAATGCTGCAAGAGGAATATTTGAAGAGTTTGAAAAACTTTCAATCCCCAAAAACAAAATAGCAGTATTAGTTGGCAAAGGTAATAATGGCGGTGATGGATTAGCATTAGCAAGACATCTGTTTAACAGAGGATATAAAGTTGACATAATCTTTATTTATCCACCTGAAGAGCTAAAAGGTGACGCCAAAACAAACCTTGAAATATTAAAGAAATACCCAATCCAAATGTTTAATTATAACGATGAAATAAATTTTGATAATTACGATGTTATTTTTGATGCAATATTTGGGACTGGTTTAACTAGGCCTGTTGAAGGTATTGCTAAAGATGTAATAATAAATGCTAACCTTTCAAAAGCATTTAAAATAGCAATTGATATCCCTAGCGGTTTACCAGGTAGTAATCACAATATACTTGGCGAATGTTTAAAAGCAGACATCACAATTACCCTTGCAAGGCCTAAAATACCACATGTTTTTTATCCAGCAAAAAAGTTCTGCGGCAAAGTAATAGTTAAAGACATTTCAATACCTGATTTTTCTATTCAAACAGTTTCTCCCTATATTTTTGAACTTACATTAGATAATTTGCCATTAATTTATAAAAGAGAGGAAGATTCTCACAAAGGGCATTTTGGCCATAATGTAGTGATAGGTGGATCAGCAGGCAAAATGGGTGCTCCAATAATGGCATCCTATGCATCCGTTATGTCTGGAGCTGGGCTAACAACATGTGCAATTTTTGAGCAATATTACTACTTTTTATCAAAGTACCCTGAAATAATGGCTTTTATTATCAAAGGTAAAAGTTTCTATACCAGCAGTGAATTGGACGAATTACTAAAATTTATTAGTGACAAAAATGTTATCACACTAGGGTGTGGTTTAGGAAGAAATCATCAAACCAAAGAGTTTGTAAAAGGCCTTATCGAAGAGTGTGACAAAAGCTTTGTAATTGATGCAGATGGATTATATCATCTTGATGATTCGCTTTTAAATCAGCTCAGCTTTAGGGCAGTGTTAACACCACATATTGGTGAATTTGCAAGATTAACAGGCCTGAATAAAGATGAGATTCTACAAAATAAAATTTCATTAGCCAAGGATTTTGCTTTGAAATATCAGGTTGTTTTAGTTCTTAAAAGTGCTGATACTATCATTGCTACACCTGAAGGAAACCTGTTTGTTTTATCAAATGGTACTCCTGCTCTCTCAAAAGGTGGTAGTGGAGATTGCCTGGCAGGATTGATTGGTGGATTAATTGCACAAAATTATTCTCTTTTAGATGCGGCAAAGCTTGGGTGCTTTACTATGAACTTAACTGCATCTATTTTAACAAAAGAAAAAAATGAGAAATGCCTTAAAACAACTGAAATAATAGAAAATCTTTATAGAGGTTTTAATGAAATCGAAGCATATCAGCAACAGTCCAAATGA
- the rfaE1 gene encoding D-glycero-beta-D-manno-heptose-7-phosphate kinase yields MNTDLNRLTSYINKFDKLKILVIGDLMLDIFIYGSVDRISPEAPVPVVEIKKEVMMPGGAANVAANLKALGVTPILAGIIGNDNNGSLLKNLLNEMQIDNQFIIDDGRTTSTKTRVVAHSQQVVRIDKEEKHKIKKKDTDKLLSFIEDIKNSIDAIIISDYGKGMITKYLIEQLVANFSEKIITVDPKIENFYYYKNVTSLTPNNKEASTATNIKITDEESLTKCGKHILEKLKSKSLVITRGEEGMTIFTEENITHIPAVAKEVFDVTGAGDTVISVFTSALAVGASYTDAAIIANAAAGIVVGKVGTATTDRDELLKQIPNLINSTKEI; encoded by the coding sequence ATGAATACTGATTTAAACAGATTAACCTCTTATATCAATAAATTTGATAAATTAAAGATACTGGTTATCGGCGATTTAATGCTGGATATTTTTATTTACGGTTCTGTAGATAGGATTTCGCCAGAAGCACCTGTCCCTGTTGTTGAAATAAAAAAAGAGGTAATGATGCCTGGAGGAGCTGCAAATGTTGCAGCCAATCTAAAAGCACTTGGCGTCACTCCAATTTTAGCTGGAATTATTGGAAATGATAACAATGGCTCACTTTTAAAAAATCTACTAAACGAGATGCAAATAGATAATCAATTTATAATAGATGATGGCAGGACTACTTCTACTAAAACAAGAGTTGTTGCTCACAGCCAGCAGGTTGTAAGAATAGATAAAGAAGAAAAACATAAAATTAAAAAGAAAGATACAGATAAATTATTATCTTTCATAGAAGATATAAAAAACAGTATAGACGCTATTATAATTTCAGATTATGGGAAAGGGATGATAACGAAATATTTGATTGAACAACTAGTTGCAAACTTTTCTGAAAAAATTATTACTGTTGATCCAAAAATAGAAAATTTTTATTACTATAAAAACGTCACTTCACTAACACCAAATAATAAAGAAGCATCTACTGCTACAAATATTAAAATTACTGATGAAGAATCGCTAACAAAATGTGGTAAACATATTCTTGAAAAATTAAAGAGTAAATCCCTTGTTATTACAAGGGGAGAAGAAGGGATGACAATTTTTACAGAAGAAAATATTACTCACATACCTGCTGTAGCTAAAGAGGTATTCGATGTGACTGGAGCCGGTGATACAGTTATAAGTGTTTTTACTTCAGCATTAGCTGTCGGTGCAAGTTATACAGACGCTGCAATTATTGCAAATGCTGCAGCTGGAATAGTTGTAGGAAAAGTTGGAACAGCAACAACAGATAGAGATGAATTGCTCAAACAAATTCCAAATTTAATAAATAGTACCAAGGAGATATAA
- a CDS encoding Trm112 family protein, protein MSIDKELLEILACPKCRGDIRLSKDEKYIVCDNCKLLYEIREDIPVMLIDEAKQVENTDEY, encoded by the coding sequence ATGTCAATAGATAAAGAATTGTTAGAAATTTTGGCTTGTCCAAAATGTAGAGGTGATATTAGATTAAGCAAAGATGAAAAATACATAGTATGTGATAACTGCAAACTTTTATACGAAATTAGAGAAGATATACCGGTTATGCTCATAGATGAAGCTAAGCAGGTGGAAAACACCGATGAATACTGA
- a CDS encoding ZIP family metal transporter, protein MSTIGWGFLGSLTAGLATTLGAIPLFFYRNPSRGALDFMLGISAGIMLAATIFSLLIPAMDMGGILIAVIGFAAGALFLDRMDKVIPHYHTEIGYEGPPSRMRKIWLFVLAITLHNFPEGMAVGVSFGGGHIQDGITITTAIGLQNIPEGLAVAAALISEGKSVRYGTGIAFLSGIVEPIGGLLGAAIVSIMLPMLPFFLSFAAGAMFFVISDEIIPETHKGGYERLATFGIIIGFIVMLILDNALG, encoded by the coding sequence ATGTCTACAATAGGTTGGGGTTTTTTAGGAAGTTTAACAGCTGGTTTGGCTACTACTTTAGGAGCAATCCCTTTGTTTTTTTACAGGAATCCTTCAAGGGGTGCTTTAGATTTTATGCTTGGGATATCTGCTGGTATAATGTTGGCAGCTACTATTTTCAGTCTTTTAATTCCAGCGATGGATATGGGGGGAATTTTAATTGCAGTTATAGGTTTTGCCGCGGGTGCACTTTTTTTGGATAGAATGGATAAAGTGATTCCTCATTATCACACAGAAATAGGTTATGAGGGACCACCTTCAAGAATGAGAAAAATATGGCTTTTTGTTTTAGCAATTACACTTCATAATTTTCCAGAGGGGATGGCTGTTGGGGTATCTTTTGGTGGAGGACACATACAAGATGGTATAACAATTACTACAGCTATTGGTTTGCAAAATATACCTGAGGGTCTAGCAGTCGCTGCTGCTTTAATTTCTGAAGGGAAATCTGTGCGTTATGGCACAGGTATAGCGTTTTTGTCTGGAATTGTTGAGCCAATAGGTGGATTACTTGGTGCTGCAATTGTTTCTATTATGTTGCCCATGTTGCCGTTTTTCCTCTCTTTTGCAGCTGGTGCAATGTTTTTTGTTATTAGTGATGAGATTATTCCTGAAACGCACAAAGGTGGTTATGAAAGACTTGCTACTTTTGGTATAATTATTGGTTTTATAGTTATGTTAATTTTGGATAATGCATTAGGTTAA
- a CDS encoding TIGR01212 family radical SAM protein (This family includes YhcC from E. coli K-12, an uncharacterized radical SAM protein.) has product MLYNTFSNFLKNKYGGKVWKISIDAGFTCPNRDGYKGFGGCTYCNVKSFSNINEKDISKQVSDRIKFLEKRKIKNFIVYFQSYSNTYGPIDMIKRKIEASLVDERIVAIYVGTRPDCIDEDKIKYFKELSEKIDVVLEYGLQSIHNTTLEIINRGSTFEEFDFALKLTKSYGLPVCAHIIFGLPGENRDMMFETVKYLADNKIDFIKFHHLHVVKGTKMHKEFLNGDIKLLSENEYIDILANSISMLPNETVIARVVGDAPKDLLVAPHWPENKSEFLNKLNNYMIQNNLYQGKFINENNN; this is encoded by the coding sequence ATGCTTTACAATACCTTTAGTAATTTTTTAAAAAATAAGTATGGTGGCAAAGTTTGGAAGATTAGTATTGATGCTGGCTTTACTTGCCCAAATAGAGATGGATATAAAGGCTTTGGAGGGTGTACTTATTGCAATGTGAAATCATTTTCTAATATTAATGAAAAAGATATTTCAAAACAGGTCTCAGATAGGATTAAGTTTTTAGAAAAACGAAAAATAAAGAATTTTATAGTTTATTTTCAGTCATATTCGAATACCTATGGCCCGATTGATATGATAAAGAGAAAAATTGAGGCAAGTTTAGTTGACGAAAGGATAGTTGCTATTTATGTTGGGACAAGACCAGATTGTATTGATGAAGATAAGATTAAGTATTTTAAAGAATTAAGTGAAAAAATCGACGTAGTTTTGGAGTATGGACTTCAATCTATACATAACACAACTTTAGAGATAATAAATAGGGGAAGTACGTTTGAAGAGTTTGACTTTGCTCTAAAATTAACAAAAAGTTATGGTTTGCCTGTATGTGCGCATATAATATTTGGTTTACCAGGTGAGAATAGAGATATGATGTTTGAAACGGTTAAATATTTAGCTGATAATAAAATCGATTTTATAAAGTTTCACCATTTACATGTTGTAAAAGGCACTAAGATGCATAAAGAATTTCTAAATGGTGATATAAAACTTTTAAGTGAAAATGAATATATTGATATATTGGCAAATAGTATTTCTATGCTTCCAAATGAAACTGTTATTGCAAGGGTAGTTGGTGATGCTCCTAAAGATTTATTAGTTGCTCCTCATTGGCCTGAAAATAAATCGGAGTTTTTAAATAAACTTAATAACTATATGATACAAAACAACTTATACCAGGGTAAGTTTATAAATGAAAATAATAATTGA